aacgagcagagtcccgtcacttcacaagacacgggaaacctctgttggtctggaggagctgcagcatttatttctgcacaaacgtccactgtacattcactagatattctcagagctaaaccaactcttctgcagtgtggagtgagcgcgcgttcatgtctagaggtggagcgagtacgcgagaatgcgagcgcgcatgtgtcccgacccggtacatttatatgcttagaaagttacaaacagtccctttaatttggCAGAAATAAGCTCTGGGTGTTAACGCATGTTCTCTCATGTTACCAGCTCACTATGAATCAAAGGTGATGCTTTAGGggatttccatttttataagtATTTGATCAAGCCCCAGGTTAGTAATTCAAagtaatcatttttttttttttacagttacatattaaataaattaatgtattccaaatggaaatatttttaaaagtaaGATTTATTCTACTCTGACAAGTTTCTGCACTAAACATTATTTCCCGGTCCATGTGCAAGCTCCATATGATTGTTTTTTCAGTTCACCAGATACCTGACACTGGGTCCCTCTGCCTCCAACCGATCAGCCCCACCTGCAGGTTGTGAGTATGTACTGCATGGGCCCTCATCCACACCTTGAACATTCCTCAGGTCGGCAGCAGAGGACCATTTATAAATTGATTATTCCCTATAGCCATTTAGAGCATGGGAttatgacacttttttttattgtaaggAATCCTTTATACTTTTGGTATAATTGTGTAGATATTGGTGTTAttgacattttaatttattttatttcacatgTAAGTTTATTTTACTAAGATTATATCACTATACAATCACAATGTGTGTTATATCATGATAAACCAGCACAGCTTGCTCCCAAAGCAACATGAAAATCCTACTCTGCTATAGGTTACTTAAAATGTAACACTGTAGTCTTTACATTGTGATAGTATAGTGCATATAATCttaataaaaaattatttacaagtgaaataaaataaattaaaatgactgTGTACCTTTAACAATATTAACAACACTCTATAACATCAATATATAAGCACAGTAGAATGGATTCCTTATAATAGAAAAGATGTGTCATAATCCAATTATCTAAATGGTTTTAGGGAATTATCAATTTGTAAATTATCCTCTGCTGCCAGTCAACAAGCTCAAATGAGCAGCCTTTACTTATTAAATGGCTGATACAACTACACTCTActtcacataaataaataaatgaataaataaatgaataaataaatagatggataaataaataaataaatacaaataataataataataataataataataatgaaaaaatgaaaatttTCCCAATGCgtgactaataaaggaatatcttatcttatcttttctaataataataatacaaataataataatacaaataataataataataataatacatataataatacatataataatacatatattaattaataaataataaaataacacataatTATTAAGTGCCTAGCTGTGCGCTAAAACTGGGCGAATAATGATCCATTTAGTTTATCTGTTAATTGTTGTATAAATGATTATGACATAATGAGCATCCAAAAGTGTTACAAAAAAAACGTTGTCTTCTTGAATGCCTCACGGATCAGACTGTCCCCCGGAactgtcccctctctctccttctttgcTCACCACATCGGACGTATTTTGATGGAGCACACAGAGAGCGAAGCATGAAGCTTGAAGCAGAGCGACACGGCGGGATGTTCATGTTAAACTGACAGTAGGAACTACACAAAATCACCTCTAACGTTTTAATGTCACAGTGACTGTAGAACATGTCAGCCTTATAAAGGTGTGTTATGTTGTTAAATTAATGCTCAGGTGCGGATTAGTTTAGAGGTTTTGACAGGCTAACAGATGAAGCTAATACACTCCAATAGAgacatgtgtgtgtacagggtctgaaattaacctcTTTCCACACCTgacactgtggcaggtcactgaacatttctaccaggAACTCATgatttttgtctgccacttctgaaatctaggttttaaaactgtaaacactgagtcagtggtaccagactgtagaataatggaatatatcatgtaaccttaatacATGACtgtatttggtaacacttcattttacaggtctgcaaatttcatggtaattaggagATAATTAGAAagttacctatttgaaatttctttggaattactgccaaattaccccaatatttaccaaatatttacctccaaaaccaaaactaatagaagacacttatgatcaggcacaaatctcaccatttatatgacttattgtctacacaaatgtaacctggtagctaatgtcatgattcagggagtttttttaaagaaatttaaaataagttatttgctaattatcatctatttatcagcagacatggaaataaagcatatcaactaactttatattctttttcctggaaatgtattaaataaattaccagctattgggaaaaagcggaatataattattaaatgatGTTTATAGTAAAGTCATTTTCAATAGATGTATAGGTAAATATTTGGgaaatttggcagtaattccaaagaaatttcaattaggttacttgctaagtgttataatatatttaatttaggctttagaattgcttttttaaaataatatttcttaatataacctaacctgtctgccatggtggcaggtgacctgaaattttcacctgccacagccaacagtATTTGGCAgctggcaggtgctaatttcattccctgtgtgtttatctattttcattgacagctgctgtattTTGAAGTCGTTTTAATCTTCTTATGAACAGGGAAGTGTTGGTTTCTGTGTGGAGACAGATACATAAGTTACCTTGGTAGAAACCATTCACAATTGTTTCATTATGAAATGtccttttaatgtttttgtttaggaTGTAAAACAAGGTGGTTGCCATTTCAAAGATGGAGTCCCTTGCCCCAAATACTGAGGTTCGCCTAGCGGTGGCCCATTGTTTCCGGACCCTCACTACATCCACAGATACCAAAGACATCATCGCCACTCTTCAAACACTCCACTCCTACCTGGATGAAGGACCAGAGAGTGAAACCACTCCAGTTCAGCGGGCGGAGTTCAGGAGAGCTCACTTCACCCGAACCCTTCAGTTCCTCGTCAGCAACATCCAGGCTGACTGGTTGACCAGCCTCACAGCAGCCCAGCTCACAGAGTTATGGGACGGCCTGTTCCTCAGAGGCCCTCCAGAGCAGGCGCTGCTGGTGCTGATGGAGGGAATAGGAGAGCTGaggtgggtggtggtggtgttggatAAGAGGCGTGTTCATCATGTTGTCTATTCACTAACTCTTGTTATTGTCTCTCCACCACAGAACCAGCACAAATCTGGACCACTTGGTCAGCATCACCGAGAGGTTCCTCCAGAGCGGTCGACTCGCTGACCTGCTGTGGTCCTACTGTCTGGAGACGGGTCCCTCCGACTCCCCCCAGCTCCGAGAGACTCTGCTGGGACGTATCGTGGCGCTGCCGGACATCACCGCCAACAGGTTACACCACAAAAACAAgcctctttttcttcctcagcAGTACTACCCACTGCTGGCCACAGAGATGCTCACTGCCCTGGAGCGGACCTGCCAAGCACTCAAAGGCGAGGGAACAACTTTTAAACTCTTTGCCAGCATGTATCTTATGTCAAAGATTTATTGCTGCGATATCAAAATGATAATTTCTCCTCCCGTCTATTTGTCTGATTATTTTACAACAGATGGCACAGACTGCTCGTTGACTTTCGTGGCTCAGACACTTGGAAAAGTGTGTATCCAGGGCCATAGTGGTGAGTTTATTCAGTGAAATTACATAGTGGTAATAATATGTAAGACAACAAACTTGAATGTTACCAACAAGCCCCATTATAAATGCAACTCAGAgcataatttaattaaattttttgtacAATTCATTGACAATCAACAACAATTTcgctaattaattaatcaaatttgtatttatttattttgctcaAATGAAGACtatacaaacataacaaaaattaaataataataaattaaataatatgaTTTTCAAATTAATTGGTTAATGGGAAGAATAAGCATAATAATCATTACTCGAAGCTGGTATTGTTTCAGATAAATTTAATGAAATGAGAAGCTTTGAATTGCTCTACACAATCTTGATTCCATCCATGAAATTCAATTCACCTTCAACTCTATAGGAAATGAATGGACCCCTGGTTATTAATTGTTGGGTCCGTAGTGACacagaatacattttaaatcctcctcttgctttttttattttctacctACAGGTTTGGTGCTGGCGGTGCTGGCTCCTCGGCTGTCTGCGTGCACGCGCTCAGACATGGTGTTGCAGCGGGTTTGCTGGAAGCTGCTGGAGAACGTTCCACAGCGGTGGATGGAGAGCGTGCTCACTGGACTGGTGCAGGCTGTCAGCGGGTAAGGTGGAAGACTGGGAACAGACACATTTAAACAGCTAGCAGTTTATATGAACCTCTAGCTTTCAGTGTTCTATCTGCCTTTTTTTAAGTCTCttgcctcttttttttcaggCCTGATGCCTTGGGCAGGATCATCGGCAATCTagtgttaacaaataaaaaggCCCAGTTTGTCATAACTCATAAACTGCTGTTACTGCAGTACAAGTACGAGGTAAGAAGATAACTTGCAGCCTGACAGTAAAACATATAATCTTATAAATATCATATAAAGCATGCATTTTTTCCCCCAGACTCGTGTCTTGAGAATTGTTCTGGGTTACCTCGCAGCAGACAGGGAGCGCCGGCCACTGCTCATCCAGGTGAGTGCATTAGGATGTTCAACAGTCAAATGATATCacgttatatactgtatatattgatgATTTTgacatgtgtatatgtgtgtgtgttgtcaggtGTTACGGTCTGTGTCCCAGGCCTGGGCTAACCCCAGTGCAGTGAAGCACACACCTCTGGAGCAGCAGCTGTATGTCAGCAAAGCCTTACTGCTGAGTGTGAATCTGCTGAGAGACTCTGAGTTACAGGAGCTCCGCTCAGGTACAAAATAAGAATGAATCTCTCAGTAAACCAACAGTGCAAATACAAGTGGTTATGGCTCCACATCCTTTGTCTTATGTATAATATGATCATataaattaaagaataaaggATGTGGATTGTGTGCCTGTTCTCTTTAGAGTTACTTCAGTGTATGCTGGGCGGCATGCAGAGCCACCTGGACAGCAGCGTGGTGCGTATCCGGCGTATGGGCATGGTGGTGGGAGAGTGCCTGAGCTCTCGGATGGATATCAATAAAACCAAGCTCAAGTTTGAGGTACAGTCGGTAAAATATGTTAATTTGCAAGACACAATGCTTAGTGAGCCTAATTGGCTTCAAAATATTTGATTCATCGCTTGATTGAAATGCCATTTGAGGACCTGTTTCTGAGTTTGTGTCGTGTTGTGTTGTAGTACGATCAGGACGAGGAAACTCAAGAGCTGCTTTCTCTGATGACTCCCATAAGTGATGATGAGCCAGAGGCCGAGCCTGTGAACGGGTAAGTCTCTTTACATCTCTGTAACTGTTGAATTCTGAGGACTATTAACTGATATGCAACAAAGTCTGTCAGTTTAATGCAATTATTCTGTTgggtaaaatatttatattcaaaGCTCAATCAAGAGCTAAACTAAGTTAAGCTAAGTTTCGTAAGAAATACATTGCAAAGCCAATTTTTCCAATTTTCTTTTGGAAAAAACGAATTGCTACAAACCACAAAAATGTAGCACAGAACACAACATGAAATGGAAAAACATTAGCTCTAGTGAAGAGTGGgactatataaaatattaaatacactcATTATGTATATTTCAgtcttttgttatttatttatttttaattctctTTCATCCAAGTgttttccttattttttttctcttgttgtgagttgatACTGTCATGTCATCatattgttgtgtttattatgtgtattttgcctattaaataggaaaaaaagtcagttttatGCAAGATTTAGACAAAACAACTTACCATTATAAACTACCAAGCATTACTATCCCTATTTTTATAGGTTGTGGGCGATATGTACAgctaaaaatacagatttacaTCTGCTACATTGTGTTGCTGATATTTCATAGTTCAAATGTAAGAATCTGCTGTCTGTTTAATAGGAACTACAAACAGTTTTATAGCAGTTTAATAGAGCAGTGGAGAAAAATGAACTCCCACAGACACATATTGTGTTTAATCTTGGCAACTAAAATTCAAATGACATAATGACTATGTTTAAATGAACGGGCCAAATCCCATAAAACTTCACTCACTATATATT
The genomic region above belongs to Sebastes fasciatus isolate fSebFas1 chromosome 20, fSebFas1.pri, whole genome shotgun sequence and contains:
- the telo2 gene encoding telomere length regulation protein TEL2 homolog isoform X1; translation: MESLAPNTEVRLAVAHCFRTLTTSTDTKDIIATLQTLHSYLDEGPESETTPVQRAEFRRAHFTRTLQFLVSNIQADWLTSLTAAQLTELWDGLFLRGPPEQALLVLMEGIGELRTSTNLDHLVSITERFLQSGRLADLLWSYCLETGPSDSPQLRETLLGRIVALPDITANRLHHKNKPLFLPQQYYPLLATEMLTALERTCQALKDGTDCSLTFVAQTLGKVCIQGHSGLVLAVLAPRLSACTRSDMVLQRVCWKLLENVPQRWMESVLTGLVQAVSGPDALGRIIGNLVLTNKKAQFVITHKLLLLQYKYETRVLRIVLGYLAADRERRPLLIQVLRSVSQAWANPSAVKHTPLEQQLYVSKALLLSVNLLRDSELQELRSELLQCMLGGMQSHLDSSVVRIRRMGMVVGECLSSRMDINKTKLKFEYDQDEETQELLSLMTPISDDEPEAEPVNGSVIRRVNSPQETSETTPSTSQKKSETDPDSDLDSDDELTPYDMSGDQELNKASPPRYLRDCLEALISSEDPVRMELSLRVAEGLVRKNVFATREISVQLTKVLLHIEDKYTIKGFLGLRQATMVALTVTDSIPVTQYLTTEFYSLNYSLRQRLDILEVLALAAQELSKPITEKRNPSLGVSACTDLTPYPGDNPVHWRQVVEKRIQSKTKYLTKGATQPPAKATPNRYAPVAGHFFFPLLSNYDKPQVTFDLLGGDHFVLGRLIHTLGLFMHLAVNAPIASQMGCDLLDFVWAVRYHADQMVRRGVLFAVCSVFLSMPSQNLLVDLSDQLFETRTWLADVAEGDPDADCRNLAVQSLVLLDKSLKKQLQDQQALSAES
- the telo2 gene encoding telomere length regulation protein TEL2 homolog isoform X2; its protein translation is MESLAPNTEVRLAVAHCFRTLTTSTDTKDIIATLQTLHSYLDEGPESETTPVQRAEFRRAHFTRTLQFLVSNIQADWLTSLTAAQLTELWDGLFLRGPPEQALLVLMEGIGELRTSTNLDHLVSITERFLQSGRLADLLWSYCLETGPSDSPQLRETLLGRIVALPDITANRLHHKNKPLFLPQQYYPLLATEMLTALERTCQALKDGTDCSLTFVAQTLGKVCIQGHSGLVLAVLAPRLSACTRSDMVLQRVCWKLLENVPQRWMESVLTGLVQAVSGPDALGRIIGNLVLTNKKAQFVITHKLLLLQYKYETRVLRIVLGYLAADRERRPLLIQVLRSVSQAWANPSAVKHTPLEQQLYVSKALLLSVNLLRDSELQELRSELLQCMLGGMQSHLDSSVVRIRRMGMVVGECLSSRMDINKTKLKFEYDQDEETQELLSLMTPISDDEPEAEPVNGVNSPQETSETTPSTSQKKSETDPDSDLDSDDELTPYDMSGDQELNKASPPRYLRDCLEALISSEDPVRMELSLRVAEGLVRKNVFATREISVQLTKVLLHIEDKYTIKGFLGLRQATMVALTVTDSIPVTQYLTTEFYSLNYSLRQRLDILEVLALAAQELSKPITEKRNPSLGVSACTDLTPYPGDNPVHWRQVVEKRIQSKTKYLTKGATQPPAKATPNRYAPVAGHFFFPLLSNYDKPQVTFDLLGGDHFVLGRLIHTLGLFMHLAVNAPIASQMGCDLLDFVWAVRYHADQMVRRGVLFAVCSVFLSMPSQNLLVDLSDQLFETRTWLADVAEGDPDADCRNLAVQSLVLLDKSLKKQLQDQQALSAES